From Pseudobdellovibrio exovorus JSS, a single genomic window includes:
- the pheS gene encoding phenylalanine--tRNA ligase subunit alpha — translation MSQTQLTQIKENALKAFSSAQNSQELYGFKVQYLGKSGSLTESMKLMATLPKEEKPLFGKMVNEIKTELEAAYEQAEASLKNKEIDAKMLSEKLDLSFSTAAKEQGKEHPIHKVTNEIFSIMARLGYSLRTGPLIEKDYYNFEALNIPPNHPARDMQDTFFVDESHVLRTHTSPIQIHSLENEKPPLRIIGTGPVFRCDSDISHLPNFHQIEGMCVDEKVSMSDLKGTISFFVREFFGPGLKTRFRPSFFPFTEPSAEVDCSCPICKGKGCSMCKQTGWIEIGGSGLINPKVFAHANVEYPKWQGFAFGFGVERMAIIKYGVDDIRHFPSNDVRFLKQF, via the coding sequence ATGTCACAAACACAACTGACTCAAATCAAAGAAAATGCACTTAAAGCCTTCTCGTCGGCTCAGAACTCGCAAGAGCTGTACGGTTTCAAGGTTCAATACCTTGGCAAAAGTGGTTCGTTAACTGAATCCATGAAATTAATGGCGACTTTGCCAAAAGAAGAAAAGCCTCTTTTTGGTAAAATGGTAAATGAAATTAAGACCGAGCTAGAGGCTGCCTATGAGCAAGCTGAAGCCTCTTTAAAAAATAAAGAAATCGATGCGAAGATGTTGTCAGAAAAGTTAGACCTTAGCTTTTCAACGGCAGCAAAAGAGCAGGGAAAAGAACATCCTATTCACAAAGTGACGAACGAAATTTTTTCGATCATGGCTCGTTTGGGATACAGCCTGCGCACAGGTCCATTGATTGAAAAAGATTATTATAACTTTGAGGCACTGAACATTCCTCCGAATCATCCTGCGCGTGATATGCAAGATACATTTTTTGTGGATGAAAGCCATGTACTCAGAACTCATACGTCTCCGATTCAAATTCATTCTCTTGAAAATGAAAAGCCACCATTAAGAATTATAGGAACTGGTCCGGTGTTTCGTTGCGATAGCGATATTTCGCATCTGCCGAACTTTCATCAAATTGAAGGTATGTGTGTAGATGAAAAAGTGTCGATGTCAGATTTGAAGGGGACCATTTCATTTTTTGTGCGTGAGTTTTTTGGGCCAGGCTTGAAGACGCGTTTTAGACCGAGCTTCTTTCCGTTTACAGAACCTTCGGCAGAAGTGGATTGCTCTTGCCCTATTTGTAAAGGTAAAGGCTGTTCGATGTGTAAACAGACAGGTTGGATCGAAATCGGCGGTAGTGGTTTGATTAATCCAAAAGTTTTTGCCCATGCCAACGTGGAATATCCTAAGTGGCAAGGTTTCGCATTTGGTTTTGGTGTCGAGCGAATGGCAATCATCAAGTACGGTGTCGATGATATTCGTCACTTTCCTAGTAATGATGTGCGTTTCTTAAAACAATTCTAA